The Rubidibacter lacunae KORDI 51-2 genome has a segment encoding these proteins:
- a CDS encoding Gfo/Idh/MocA family protein, whose protein sequence is MVAETDTVGVAVVGTGFGQSIHIPGFQAHPRARVVAVHNRDRAKACQIAEAFNIPHASDRLDAMLALPEVEAVSISTPPFLHYDMAKAVLDAGKHLLLEKPLALNVDDAIELYRLARDRGLVAAVDFEFRCVPSWQLLAEYLSAGYVGNIRLVTIDWLVASRANPERAWNWYAQKDKGGGALGAIGSHSFDYLLWLFGGVRKLCARLVTSIPTRPDPQDGGASKPVDADDTAILMLELADGAPCQLALSSATYAGRGHWIEVYGDRGTLALGSSNPKDYVHGFHLYAAPAGGVLAEVDVPERLAFDRVYPDGRLAPFIRIADRWLDAIQQGTTMVPSLREGVFSQLLMDATHQSSQSNAWVDIPELDRLLLP, encoded by the coding sequence GTGGTTGCCGAAACCGACACCGTAGGGGTCGCCGTCGTTGGGACGGGCTTCGGGCAAAGCATTCACATTCCCGGTTTTCAGGCGCATCCGCGCGCGCGCGTTGTTGCCGTCCACAATCGCGATCGCGCCAAAGCCTGCCAAATCGCCGAAGCCTTCAACATACCCCATGCCAGCGATCGCCTTGACGCAATGCTTGCCCTGCCGGAGGTCGAGGCCGTCAGCATCAGCACGCCGCCATTTTTGCACTACGACATGGCCAAAGCCGTTCTGGATGCCGGCAAACACCTACTTTTGGAAAAACCCCTAGCTCTCAATGTCGATGATGCGATCGAACTCTACCGGCTCGCCCGCGATCGCGGTCTCGTTGCGGCGGTTGATTTTGAGTTTCGGTGCGTGCCGTCTTGGCAGCTACTCGCCGAATACTTGAGTGCGGGTTACGTCGGCAATATTCGCCTCGTTACCATCGACTGGCTTGTCGCCAGCCGGGCCAATCCCGAACGTGCCTGGAACTGGTATGCCCAGAAGGACAAAGGTGGCGGCGCTCTCGGCGCGATCGGCTCTCATAGCTTTGACTACCTACTTTGGCTGTTCGGCGGCGTCCGCAAGCTCTGCGCGCGTCTGGTAACCTCGATTCCCACCCGCCCCGACCCACAAGATGGTGGCGCGTCGAAACCCGTTGATGCTGACGATACCGCCATCCTGATGCTGGAGCTGGCCGATGGCGCCCCCTGCCAGCTTGCCCTCAGCTCCGCTACCTACGCCGGTCGCGGTCACTGGATCGAGGTCTACGGCGATCGGGGCACGCTAGCCCTGGGTAGTAGCAACCCTAAAGACTACGTCCACGGCTTCCATCTTTATGCAGCACCTGCCGGTGGAGTGCTTGCTGAAGTCGACGTTCCAGAACGATTGGCGTTCGATCGCGTTTACCCCGACGGACGCCTCGCGCCCTTCATCCGCATTGCCGATCGTTGGCTCGATGCCATCCAACAGGGAACGACGATGGTGCCGTCTCTGCGTGAAGGTGTCTTTTCCCAGTTGCTGATGGACGCCACGCATCAATCAAGCCAGTCAAATGCTTGGGTCGACATTCCCGAACTGGATCGCTTGCTACTTCCTTAA
- a CDS encoding ureidoglycolate lyase, translating to MRMPATRTLSAVPGTIEVFAPFGQLVGPTPDGKPFDADDAQLDLSQGTPRLYIMRLQFRGRRFHRITRHQRCTQCLGTVSGQPWFLAVAPPSRAPEPDPDTIAVFRMEGPCFLKLAVGTWHAGPYFDADQLDFYNLELSDTNLIDRQTHDFRSSHGFEFAIA from the coding sequence ATGCGCATGCCGGCCACGCGCACGCTGAGTGCAGTCCCCGGCACGATTGAGGTGTTTGCCCCGTTCGGACAACTCGTCGGACCGACGCCCGATGGCAAACCCTTCGACGCCGATGACGCTCAACTCGACCTGAGCCAGGGCACGCCGCGGTTGTATATCATGCGGCTGCAATTTCGCGGCCGGCGCTTTCACCGCATCACCCGCCACCAACGCTGTACCCAATGCCTCGGCACGGTGTCGGGGCAACCCTGGTTCCTCGCTGTCGCGCCGCCATCCCGCGCGCCCGAACCCGACCCGGACACGATCGCGGTTTTTCGGATGGAGGGACCGTGTTTTCTCAAACTGGCGGTCGGTACTTGGCACGCTGGACCCTACTTCGATGCCGACCAGCTTGACTTTTACAACCTCGAACTCAGCGACACCAATCTTATCGATCGCCAAACCCACGACTTCCGCAGCAGCCACGGATTCGAGTTCGCGATCGCCTGA
- a CDS encoding SRPBCC domain-containing protein, whose product MASLYTEIDINAPKSVVWDLLLAKEQWQLWNTFLFDGDASQPLLQGKRVLLSMRRLAHEEKTEFQPRVMLVLPEICLKWQASIPGLKSETVFELQEIGFRRTKYVHAHHFSGFLAPILIPFVREDEAIGLRRMARELKRYAELNQ is encoded by the coding sequence ATGGCCAGTCTCTACACTGAAATTGACATCAACGCTCCCAAGTCGGTCGTCTGGGACTTGCTGCTTGCGAAGGAGCAGTGGCAACTGTGGAATACCTTTCTGTTTGACGGCGACGCCTCGCAGCCTTTGCTGCAAGGCAAACGCGTGCTGTTATCGATGCGCCGACTTGCCCACGAGGAAAAAACCGAGTTTCAGCCGCGCGTGATGCTAGTACTGCCAGAGATATGTTTGAAATGGCAGGCGTCAATTCCGGGACTCAAGAGCGAAACGGTTTTCGAACTCCAAGAAATTGGCTTCCGGCGCACGAAGTACGTCCATGCCCATCACTTCTCGGGATTCCTGGCTCCGATACTGATACCCTTCGTCCGCGAGGACGAGGCAATCGGTCTGCGGCGCATGGCTCGCGAGCTCAAGCGTTATGCCGAACTCAACCAGTAA
- a CDS encoding aspartate carbamoyltransferase catalytic subunit has protein sequence MTTGWTRQHILSLADFTPAEYDSVLQTAEGFRKVLTTRTKKVPALQGAVVANLFFEPSTRTRSSFELAAKRLSADTLNFATSSSSLAKGETILDTAKTYVAMGATIVVVRHNRAGVPAAIARELDRLNAGVSAINAGDGQHEHPSQALLDLFSLYTLRASEAPREFLRGRKVAIVGDIVHSRVARSNIYSLTAMGAEVHLAGPPTLLPREFLDLLDASRSQQVFLHRAVEPAIDGADYVMALRLQRERMSANLLPSLREYRRDYGLGRDRLRLASPQVKVLHPGPVNRGVELSSEAVDDLESSLILDQVTSGVAVRMALLFLVGTGKLTEPI, from the coding sequence ATGACCACGGGATGGACGCGGCAGCACATACTTTCCCTGGCGGACTTTACGCCAGCGGAGTATGACTCGGTGTTGCAGACGGCCGAGGGGTTCCGGAAAGTCTTAACCACCCGCACGAAGAAGGTTCCAGCTCTCCAGGGAGCGGTGGTGGCGAACTTATTTTTCGAGCCGTCGACTCGCACGCGCAGCAGCTTCGAGCTAGCAGCCAAACGGCTGTCGGCAGATACGCTTAATTTCGCAACCAGCTCCTCATCTCTGGCTAAGGGCGAGACAATTCTCGATACGGCTAAGACTTACGTGGCAATGGGAGCGACGATTGTTGTCGTGCGCCATAATCGAGCGGGGGTTCCGGCTGCGATCGCCCGCGAGCTCGACCGCTTGAACGCCGGTGTGAGCGCGATCAATGCCGGCGACGGCCAGCACGAGCATCCTTCTCAGGCTCTGCTGGATTTGTTCTCGCTTTATACCCTGCGTGCTTCGGAAGCGCCGCGCGAGTTCCTCCGGGGTAGAAAGGTGGCAATCGTCGGCGATATAGTGCACTCGCGGGTGGCGCGGTCAAATATTTATAGCCTGACGGCAATGGGGGCTGAAGTACATTTGGCTGGACCGCCAACGCTGTTACCGCGGGAGTTCCTAGACCTTCTCGACGCGTCTCGATCCCAGCAAGTGTTCCTCCACAGGGCAGTCGAACCAGCCATTGATGGTGCCGATTACGTAATGGCGCTGCGCCTGCAACGGGAGCGCATGAGCGCCAATCTCTTACCTAGTCTGCGCGAATATCGTCGGGATTATGGTTTGGGACGCGATCGCCTGAGGCTGGCATCTCCTCAGGTGAAGGTACTGCATCCGGGGCCGGTCAATCGCGGAGTAGAGCTAAGTTCGGAGGCCGTTGACGACCTTGAGTCGAGTTTGATCCTGGACCAAGTTACCAGCGGGGTGGCCGTCCGCATGGCCTTATTATTCCTGGTCGGGACGGGCAAGCTGACCGAGCCAATATAG
- a CDS encoding DUF1049 domain-containing protein, translated as MTALIFASWLAGIAVLSIQNIRPLALRFLTWQSVEIPFGVMLSFSVGVGCAVGAIAPSPIAARRPQASEPDPLEDWEDEED; from the coding sequence ATGACTGCCTTAATCTTTGCCAGCTGGCTGGCTGGGATTGCCGTTTTATCCATCCAAAATATCCGCCCGCTCGCACTTCGGTTTTTGACGTGGCAGTCGGTCGAAATTCCCTTCGGCGTGATGCTGAGTTTCAGCGTCGGTGTCGGTTGTGCGGTTGGAGCGATCGCGCCGTCACCGATCGCCGCGCGTCGCCCTCAAGCGAGCGAGCCCGACCCTCTTGAGGATTGGGAAGATGAGGAGGACTAA
- a CDS encoding DoxX family protein yields MNMKSAIDLLTLVLRPTLSASYISQIGWTVLRLTVGLMMIHNGLDKLSDIENFAAAYVEAIGLPFPIVFSYVAAFTELLAAPLVAVGLLTRPAAFGLFSTMCVAMYHHVKVAGFSIPYLELSAVYAACFLFFAINGAGIFSLDALIGGWLISLSGRQDESKRAALESTYQSVPANLGSK; encoded by the coding sequence ATGAACATGAAGAGCGCGATCGATCTGCTGACCCTTGTGTTGCGCCCGACCCTCAGTGCAAGCTACATCTCTCAGATTGGCTGGACTGTGCTGCGATTGACAGTCGGACTGATGATGATTCACAACGGTCTCGACAAGCTGTCCGACATCGAGAACTTCGCCGCGGCTTATGTGGAAGCGATCGGTTTACCGTTCCCGATCGTCTTCAGTTACGTGGCTGCCTTCACCGAGTTACTGGCAGCTCCTCTGGTGGCTGTCGGTTTGCTGACCCGTCCGGCAGCATTCGGTCTCTTTTCTACGATGTGCGTGGCAATGTACCACCACGTCAAGGTTGCCGGTTTCAGCATTCCATATTTGGAACTGTCGGCAGTTTACGCAGCTTGCTTCTTGTTTTTTGCGATTAACGGTGCAGGCATCTTCTCCCTAGACGCTTTGATTGGCGGCTGGTTGATATCGCTTTCTGGTCGTCAGGACGAGTCCAAGCGTGCCGCTCTGGAAAGCACTTACCAGTCCGTTCCAGCAAACTTAGGGTCTAAGTAG
- a CDS encoding inositol monophosphatase family protein, with protein MKTEEYRAFIRVLAERSGDAIAPYFARHDLTVELKADRSPVTKADREGEAVMRELIGKTYPHHGIIGEEYGSENSSAEYVWTLDPIDGTVSFSRGCPLFGTAIGLLHRGTPILGAIHNPILKQFCIGDGEQTTVNDRVALMRPARSLEQAMLSVTDLKNIYKHHERQGFEKLLQATGLFRTWGDCYGYIFLVKGGVDIMLDPIMNPWDVLPLIPILRGAGGIVTDWSGADPVRSNSCVAACANIHDRIVQLLNS; from the coding sequence ATGAAGACTGAAGAGTATCGAGCGTTCATACGTGTCTTAGCAGAGCGCAGCGGTGACGCGATCGCACCGTACTTCGCACGACACGATTTGACGGTGGAACTGAAGGCCGATCGGTCTCCAGTCACAAAAGCCGACCGGGAAGGGGAGGCTGTGATGAGAGAGTTAATTGGTAAGACATACCCTCATCACGGCATTATCGGTGAAGAATACGGCTCCGAAAATAGCTCTGCCGAGTACGTTTGGACGCTCGATCCGATTGACGGCACGGTTTCGTTTTCTCGTGGCTGCCCGCTGTTTGGAACTGCCATCGGTCTACTTCACCGCGGCACGCCCATTTTAGGTGCCATTCATAACCCCATCCTGAAGCAGTTTTGTATCGGTGACGGCGAGCAAACCACGGTTAACGATCGCGTTGCACTGATGAGACCGGCTCGCTCTCTTGAACAAGCCATGCTTTCTGTGACTGACCTCAAAAACATTTACAAACACCACGAGCGGCAAGGATTTGAGAAATTATTACAAGCGACCGGTCTATTTCGAACGTGGGGGGACTGCTATGGCTATATCTTTCTCGTAAAAGGTGGAGTAGATATCATGCTCGATCCGATTATGAATCCATGGGACGTTCTACCACTGATTCCAATCCTTCGAGGTGCCGGTGGTATCGTTACAGACTGGTCGGGAGCCGATCCGGTGCGCTCGAATTCCTGCGTGGCTGCTTGCGCTAATATCCACGATCGTATCGTCCAGCTCCTGAATAGCTAA
- a CDS encoding serine/threonine-protein kinase produces MPRDINRENLLADRYQLVELVGKGAMGEVYRAKDVLLGRLTVAIKFISQALLNDKRRDRFEQEATICALLGEKSIHIVQVRDYGVDNRDVPFYAMEFLEGSSLSDIVKIQPLPLVRFVNFSRQICLGLQCAHQGILYEGEICPIVHRDIKPSNILIVQDPTLGELVKILDFGIAKLVQTNQSQTHSFQGTLAYCSPEQMEGKELDNRSDIYSLGVMMYEMLTGEMPILPEHNSFGGWHKAHRHSPPDPFQPSLNIPKKAEELILGCLAKSPQARPQTISEVLEELNALSLLVSNGGVPEPANSSSKTWRTPAPTEPNIKVPNHLSSVDVQLDNLCLKSTWPNSKPREKIVFPRMLATPLGETPTLWAMLDRVDIEQRTVCKRYNQFLFLMFPHPMVLWITALHSHARPTRWLPCYLDLKSGTGQQVARGLGETGMYRILLFATNAPQQCLHVLKARVATIQRQKLYDWASSSQSWQSYASPQMSKQLLRREFDNIKPKIQSKLDAISDSRSQVSEV; encoded by the coding sequence ATGCCCAGAGACATTAACCGAGAAAACCTCCTGGCGGACCGCTACCAGCTCGTAGAGCTGGTAGGCAAGGGGGCCATGGGCGAGGTTTATCGTGCCAAAGATGTTCTCCTCGGCAGGCTGACCGTAGCGATTAAGTTTATTTCTCAAGCATTGTTAAACGACAAGCGGCGCGATCGCTTCGAGCAAGAAGCAACAATTTGCGCGCTCCTTGGAGAGAAAAGCATTCACATCGTTCAAGTGCGCGATTACGGCGTCGACAACCGTGACGTCCCGTTCTACGCGATGGAGTTTCTAGAAGGAAGTAGCCTTAGCGACATTGTCAAGATCCAGCCGCTGCCACTCGTACGCTTCGTTAACTTTTCGCGTCAGATCTGTTTGGGATTGCAGTGCGCGCACCAAGGCATTCTTTACGAAGGCGAAATCTGCCCGATCGTCCATCGCGACATCAAGCCTAGCAATATCCTAATCGTGCAGGATCCGACTCTAGGCGAGTTGGTCAAAATTCTCGATTTTGGCATTGCAAAGCTCGTTCAAACCAATCAGTCCCAGACTCACTCTTTCCAGGGCACACTAGCTTATTGCTCGCCCGAACAAATGGAAGGAAAAGAACTCGACAATCGCTCTGACATTTATAGTCTCGGCGTGATGATGTACGAGATGCTGACAGGGGAGATGCCGATCTTACCGGAGCACAACTCCTTCGGCGGTTGGCACAAAGCTCACCGTCACAGCCCACCCGACCCTTTCCAGCCATCGCTAAATATTCCGAAAAAAGCGGAAGAGCTGATTCTGGGCTGTCTGGCCAAGAGTCCGCAAGCACGCCCGCAGACTATTAGCGAAGTTCTTGAGGAGTTGAATGCACTGAGTTTGCTGGTTTCGAACGGGGGCGTGCCCGAACCAGCAAACTCCAGCAGTAAAACCTGGCGCACGCCCGCACCGACCGAACCGAATATTAAGGTACCAAACCATCTATCGAGCGTTGACGTACAGCTCGACAACCTTTGCCTCAAATCGACCTGGCCGAATAGCAAGCCGCGCGAGAAGATCGTGTTCCCCCGCATGCTGGCAACCCCATTAGGCGAGACGCCGACGTTATGGGCAATGCTCGATCGCGTCGATATCGAACAGCGGACCGTTTGCAAGCGTTACAACCAATTTTTATTTTTGATGTTCCCGCACCCGATGGTGTTATGGATTACTGCACTCCACAGTCACGCTCGGCCGACGCGCTGGCTGCCATGTTATCTGGACCTTAAATCCGGGACGGGTCAGCAGGTGGCACGCGGTTTGGGGGAAACGGGGATGTACCGCATTCTGCTGTTCGCGACGAACGCACCGCAGCAGTGCCTGCATGTCTTGAAAGCCCGAGTTGCAACTATTCAGCGTCAGAAGCTCTACGATTGGGCCAGCTCCAGCCAGTCTTGGCAGTCTTATGCCAGCCCGCAAATGAGCAAGCAACTACTCCGACGCGAGTTCGACAATATCAAACCGAAGATTCAATCCAAGCTCGACGCTATTAGCGATTCGCGCAGCCAAGTGTCTGAAGTTTAA
- a CDS encoding NAD(+) kinase, which yields MQLKQIIIAHKSGHPASKAWAETYTKALEERGCRVMVGPSGVSDNPYPVFLASAHASIDLAIVLGGDGTVLAAARQLACENVPILAVNVGGHLGFLTEPFELFKDVEVVLDRLIGDRYAVQRRMMLEACLQEGSRRYPEQVSDTFLCLNEMCVKPASIDRMPTSVLEMEIDGQMVDQFQGDGLLVATPTGSTCYTASANGPILHPGMEAIVVTPICPLSLSSRPIVLPPGSVVNIWPVGDREVNTKLWTDGVLGTTIWPGQRVAVRMSRCQAQLIVLREDYSFYGTLREKLQWAGTRVHFETENGNGGLADSTDSAWEETR from the coding sequence GTGCAGCTCAAACAAATCATCATTGCTCACAAATCCGGTCACCCCGCGAGCAAAGCTTGGGCGGAGACCTACACCAAAGCACTCGAGGAGCGGGGCTGTCGGGTGATGGTGGGTCCGAGTGGGGTTAGCGACAATCCCTACCCGGTTTTTCTTGCGTCCGCGCACGCATCGATTGACTTGGCGATCGTCCTTGGCGGTGACGGAACGGTACTGGCAGCCGCCCGGCAACTTGCCTGCGAGAACGTGCCGATTCTAGCCGTGAATGTCGGCGGTCATTTGGGCTTTTTGACCGAGCCGTTCGAACTGTTTAAGGATGTGGAGGTGGTGCTGGATCGCTTGATCGGCGATCGCTATGCGGTGCAGCGGCGAATGATGCTAGAGGCCTGCTTGCAAGAAGGCAGCCGTCGCTATCCCGAGCAAGTGAGCGACACGTTTTTGTGCCTGAACGAGATGTGTGTCAAACCCGCCAGCATCGATCGCATGCCAACATCGGTACTGGAGATGGAAATCGACGGGCAAATGGTCGATCAGTTTCAGGGCGATGGGTTGCTCGTTGCTACACCAACGGGCTCCACATGCTATACCGCCTCGGCAAACGGGCCCATTTTGCACCCTGGCATGGAGGCAATTGTCGTAACGCCGATTTGCCCGTTGAGTCTGTCAAGTCGTCCGATCGTCTTGCCGCCGGGGTCGGTGGTAAATATTTGGCCGGTCGGGGATCGTGAGGTCAACACAAAGCTATGGACCGATGGTGTGTTGGGTACGACGATTTGGCCGGGGCAGCGAGTGGCCGTACGGATGTCGCGGTGCCAAGCACAGCTGATCGTTCTGCGCGAGGATTACTCGTTCTATGGCACGCTACGAGAGAAACTGCAGTGGGCGGGCACGCGCGTTCATTTTGAAACCGAGAACGGCAACGGTGGTCTTGCCGACAGTACCGATAGCGCTTGGGAAGAGACTCGATAA
- a CDS encoding phosphoribosyltransferase has protein sequence MAITTLFRDRRDAGLALARIVAAAFDEVRASGDDIPAVVYGLPRGGIPVAAIVARQLDCPLGVVAAKKVVLPTNPELALGAVTSADDVLWTLPQRELQTHSAALLQAARNARNCAIARQTQLDAHFPPVDPFGRLAIIVDDGAATGTTAAAAARSLHARRPLQLWIAVPVAPLGFVSHPPQWSERVLAVSTPVPFGSVSASYRDFPQVSIDEAVACLQQYWQHYQQSRAELN, from the coding sequence ATGGCGATAACAACTCTCTTTCGCGATCGCCGCGACGCTGGATTGGCCCTTGCCCGCATTGTGGCGGCAGCGTTCGATGAAGTGCGAGCGTCCGGTGACGATATTCCGGCGGTCGTATATGGGCTCCCTCGCGGTGGGATTCCGGTGGCAGCGATCGTCGCTCGCCAGCTGGACTGTCCGCTCGGTGTGGTTGCAGCCAAGAAAGTGGTGCTGCCGACCAATCCCGAACTTGCGCTCGGAGCCGTCACGTCGGCGGATGACGTGTTGTGGACGCTACCCCAACGGGAATTGCAAACTCATTCGGCAGCACTGCTCCAAGCCGCCCGCAACGCTCGCAATTGCGCGATCGCCCGCCAAACCCAGCTCGACGCTCACTTTCCACCGGTCGATCCGTTCGGACGGCTGGCAATTATTGTGGACGACGGCGCAGCGACTGGAACGACTGCCGCAGCTGCTGCGCGATCATTACACGCTCGCCGACCCCTGCAGTTGTGGATCGCCGTTCCTGTCGCACCGCTCGGATTCGTATCTCATCCGCCCCAATGGAGCGAGCGAGTACTAGCTGTATCGACGCCGGTTCCATTCGGAAGCGTCAGTGCCTCTTATCGGGACTTCCCGCAGGTGAGTATCGATGAGGCAGTTGCCTGTCTGCAACAGTATTGGCAACACTACCAACAGTCGCGAGCGGAACTGAACTAA
- a CDS encoding Npun_F5560 family protein, with the protein MSQSDFPASPPSHALADVAELRAELDLRNQLVEQLSQELFRIVKDGDRVLPPSGMESSSALQEQSEQLHQLRGELADIEQQVRFYQEQISTRDAELYRLQQSVQALSDRNHMLEQVVQELPQIYRQKFSERIEPVRDKVERLQRENRQLYAELQSVSYRLAMRTRNGAQPLDLSQPQREAEPYPKFENV; encoded by the coding sequence GTGAGCCAGTCCGACTTTCCCGCTTCTCCACCCTCCCACGCCCTCGCGGATGTTGCCGAGCTGCGTGCCGAGCTTGACTTGCGCAATCAACTCGTCGAACAGCTTTCCCAAGAGTTGTTTCGCATCGTTAAAGACGGCGATCGCGTTTTGCCGCCGAGCGGCATGGAAAGTTCGTCAGCCCTGCAAGAGCAATCGGAACAGCTCCATCAGTTGCGTGGGGAACTTGCAGACATCGAGCAACAGGTTCGCTTCTACCAAGAGCAAATTTCCACGCGCGATGCGGAACTTTACCGGTTGCAGCAGTCAGTTCAAGCCCTATCGGATCGCAACCACATGCTCGAACAAGTGGTGCAAGAGCTACCGCAAATTTACCGGCAAAAGTTCTCCGAGCGCATCGAGCCAGTCCGCGATAAAGTCGAGCGATTGCAACGGGAAAATCGTCAATTGTATGCCGAACTGCAGAGCGTGAGCTATCGTCTTGCCATGCGCACGCGCAATGGAGCCCAGCCCCTCGACCTATCTCAACCCCAGCGCGAAGCCGAGCCGTATCCTAAGTTCGAGAATGTCTGA
- a CDS encoding uracil-DNA glycosylase, whose product MPVCPDRDLDMSADQFSLFSTPSENSTPSDASSEFDRIPSDASVQIPPGTYVDLDRLKHHCETCHRCELSGGRTQVVLSRGNPKAPIAIIGEAPGQSEDEQGLPFVGKSGQLLDKILASVRLDPARDTYICNIIKCRPPGNRTPVAPEIEACKPYLLEQLRLVDPQIVLFTGATALKGVTGEKRGITKIRGQWLNWEDRLAMAIFHPAYLLRNPSKEKGSPKWLMWQDIQKVRAKLDELSSVTDNFDSEG is encoded by the coding sequence TTGCCCGTTTGCCCCGATCGCGATCTCGATATGAGCGCAGACCAATTCAGCTTATTCTCTACACCGTCTGAAAATTCAACGCCGTCTGACGCAAGTTCCGAGTTCGACCGCATACCTTCCGACGCTAGCGTCCAAATTCCGCCCGGAACCTATGTCGATCTAGATCGACTCAAACATCACTGCGAAACTTGTCATCGCTGCGAACTCAGTGGCGGCCGCACTCAAGTCGTCTTATCGCGGGGTAACCCGAAGGCACCGATCGCCATCATTGGTGAAGCGCCCGGGCAAAGCGAGGACGAGCAAGGCCTCCCCTTCGTCGGCAAATCAGGTCAGCTTCTCGATAAAATCCTAGCGTCCGTTCGCCTCGATCCCGCGCGCGATACGTACATCTGTAACATCATCAAATGCCGCCCGCCGGGCAACCGCACGCCAGTCGCACCGGAAATTGAGGCGTGCAAGCCCTATTTATTGGAACAATTGCGCCTGGTCGATCCTCAGATCGTCTTGTTCACAGGTGCAACCGCTTTAAAGGGCGTCACCGGCGAAAAACGCGGCATCACGAAAATTCGCGGTCAGTGGCTCAACTGGGAGGACAGGCTGGCGATGGCAATCTTTCACCCAGCATATTTGCTCCGCAATCCATCGAAGGAAAAGGGCAGTCCCAAGTGGCTCATGTGGCAAGACATTCAAAAAGTTCGGGCCAAGCTTGACGAATTGTCATCAGTGACTGACAACTTTGACTCTGAAGGCTGA
- a CDS encoding precorrin-8X methylmutase yields the protein MNLSQSPKLSVHPIMAESFAIIDRELGPHSFAPDAYAIVRRVIHATADFEFSELLHFSPGAIASSIAALRAGVPIVVDVEMLERAVASTVARTFGNPLLSAISRADAAEPGKTRTETGLLRCFAEYPHGLYAIGNAPSALKALCTATITSSERPAAIVGAPVGFVGVVAAKQLLAQTPVPQIRIDGRKGGTPAAAAILNALLVLAYESVRSG from the coding sequence GTGAATTTATCCCAATCGCCCAAACTGTCCGTGCATCCCATCATGGCCGAAAGCTTTGCCATCATCGATCGCGAACTCGGCCCCCATTCCTTCGCCCCAGACGCCTACGCGATCGTGCGTCGCGTCATCCACGCGACCGCCGACTTCGAATTCTCCGAGCTACTGCACTTCAGTCCAGGCGCGATCGCGAGCAGCATTGCAGCGTTGCGGGCAGGTGTGCCGATCGTTGTCGACGTAGAGATGTTGGAACGAGCCGTTGCGAGTACTGTCGCGCGCACCTTCGGCAATCCATTACTGAGTGCGATCTCCCGCGCCGATGCCGCAGAACCCGGAAAAACCCGCACGGAAACCGGGCTATTGCGGTGCTTTGCCGAATATCCGCACGGGCTGTACGCGATCGGTAACGCACCTTCGGCTCTGAAAGCATTGTGCACCGCAACGATAACGTCATCCGAGCGCCCGGCCGCAATTGTCGGCGCACCGGTCGGGTTCGTTGGAGTTGTTGCTGCCAAGCAGTTACTGGCACAAACACCCGTGCCGCAAATCCGCATCGACGGTCGTAAGGGGGGAACGCCTGCTGCTGCTGCAATCCTTAATGCCCTGCTCGTCCTCGCATATGAAAGTGTGCGATCGGGATAA
- a CDS encoding molybdenum cofactor biosynthesis protein MoaE, with protein MAVAAEVSSADSFAISIAPLSLAKVYELAETPANGALVVMSGTVRDNTEGRAVAYLDYQAYEPMARVVFQQIAQRMRERWTDINRVVIHHRIGRLRVGEISVLVAVGCPHRVEAFTACQYAIDTLKHNAPIWKKEFFLGPDGTESGEWTQGCRVSDLGGSAAGTYS; from the coding sequence GTGGCAGTAGCAGCTGAAGTATCCTCAGCGGACAGTTTCGCAATTTCGATCGCGCCCCTATCTTTGGCAAAGGTATACGAACTTGCCGAAACTCCCGCAAATGGGGCACTGGTAGTGATGAGCGGTACTGTGCGCGACAATACCGAAGGGAGAGCTGTGGCATACCTGGACTACCAGGCATACGAGCCGATGGCTCGGGTTGTCTTCCAACAAATTGCTCAAAGGATGCGCGAGCGATGGACGGACATTAACCGTGTAGTCATTCACCACCGTATTGGTCGTTTGCGTGTTGGGGAAATCAGCGTTCTCGTAGCAGTGGGCTGTCCGCATCGCGTGGAAGCCTTTACTGCCTGCCAATACGCCATCGATACACTCAAGCACAATGCACCGATATGGAAGAAGGAATTCTTTCTGGGCCCGGACGGTACCGAAAGCGGTGAATGGACTCAGGGCTGCCGGGTTAGCGATCTAGGCGGGTCTGCTGCCGGAACCTACAGCTAA